The window GGTGTCGATGTCCTCGCCGCGCCGCTCGATCAGCCCGTCGGTGTAGAGCACGAGGGTGGCGCCCGGCGTGTACGAGGTGTCCGCCTGGGGTCTGGGGATCGGGTCGGGGCGGGCGTCGAGCGGGGTGTCGGTGGCCCCGTCGAGCAGCTCCGCCCGGCCGTCGGGGTGGACCAGCACGGGCGGGGGATGGCCGGCGCTGCTGTAGGTGATGGTGTGCCGGTCGAAGTCGATGAAGGTCGTCACGGCGGTCGCCGACTCGGCGCCGTCGACCACGTGCGCGTAGCGCCCCAGCACGTCCAGCGCCTGGGCCGGGCCCTCGGCGACCCGGGAGGCCGCGCTCAGCGCGCTGCGCAACTGGCCCATGACGCCGGCGGCCTCCAGTCCGTGCCCGACCACGTCACCGACCGACACCCCGACCCGGTGGCCGCCGACCAGATCGACCAGGTCGTACCAGTCCCCGCACACGTTCAGTGCGCCCACGGCCGGCCGGTAGCGGACGGCGGCCCGGTGGTGGTGTCTGACCTGGCGGCGGTCGGGCAGCATCGCCTCCTGCAGGGCCAGGGCCACCTCCCGCTCCCGGGAGTGCGCCTGGCGCAGCCGGTCGTTGAGCTCCTGCAGCTCACGGGCCCGGGTGTACAGTTCGGCCTC of the Streptomyces koelreuteriae genome contains:
- a CDS encoding PP2C family protein-serine/threonine phosphatase, encoding MTDTAIDYEAVFQAFPGVVALLTPDLVYADVNEEFLRVVGRTREQVVGGDLDDLFPDNPNDPRASGMANLKASLYRVLATGERDTMALQRYDVEPPDRPGHWEERYWSLVNAPLTGPDGKVMLLVLRVEEVTELIRAHGRPSGSRSRALEAELYTRARELQELNDRLRQAHSREREVALALQEAMLPDRRQVRHHHRAAVRYRPAVGALNVCGDWYDLVDLVGGHRVGVSVGDVVGHGLEAAGVMGQLRSALSAASRVAEGPAQALDVLGRYAHVVDGAESATAVTTFIDFDRHTITYSSAGHPPPVLVHPDGRAELLDGATDTPLDARPDPIPRPQADTSYTPGATLVLYTDGLIERRGEDIDTGLGRLADALARNRDQDPEALADTVLLELLPPGGATDDTALVIVRL